The DNA segment GCCCCTGAGGTCGGGCTCGGTGACGCCGCGGGCCAGCACCCGGCGGCAGACCTCGAAGATCTCGCCGGGGTCGGGCAGCCGCCCCTTGCCGGTGTCGACGCCGGTGAGGCGGCCGACGGCGGGCTCGATGACGACGGCGCCGCGGCGGCGCAGGGTGGCCACGTTCTCCTGGGTGGCGGGGTGCTCCCACATCTCGGTGTGCATCGCGGGGGCGAAGACGACCGGACAGCGGGCCGTCAGGAGCGTGTTGGTCAGCAGGTCGTCGGCGAGGCCGTGGGCGGCCTTGGCGAGCATGTCGGCCGTGGCGGGGGCCACGACGACGAGGTCGGCGTGCTGGCCGATGCGGACGTGCGGGACCTCGTGGACGGCGTCCCAGACCTCGGTGGACACCGGGTTGCCGGACAGGGCGGACCAGGTGGCGGCGCCGACGAAGTGCAGCGCGGAGGCGGTCGGCACCACGCGTACGTCATGGCCCGACTCCGTGAACCGCCTCAGCAGCTCACAGGCCTTGTACGCGGCGATCCCGCCGCTGACCCCCAGAACGACCCTCGGCTTGTCCGCCGTCGCTGTGTCCACCGTCTCCACCGTCTCTCCCCGGTTCGGCACCGTACGGGACCATCACACACCACAGGCCCGGCAGCATGACTGCCGGGCCTGTGGATAAGTCAAACGCGATCTGACGGTACTACTGCGCGGGGCCCTCGATGGCCTCGGACGTCAGCAGACCGGCGTTGATCTCACGCAGGGAGATCGAAAGCGGCTTCTCGTGGACGTGGGTGTCGACGAGCGGACCGACGTACTCGAGGAGACCCTCACCGAGCTGCGAGTAGTACGCGTTGATCTGACGGGCACGCTTGGCCGCGTAGATCACGAGGCTGTACTTCGAGTCGGTGGCCTCGAGGAGCTCGTCGATCGGAGGGTTGATGATGCCCTCGGGCGCGGTGATGGAAGAGGACACGCTCTGCCTTCCGATGGATGGGAAAGAATCAGTCGATGTGACCGGTGGACACCGTTCGCTGGACGGCAGTCACGATCACACAACGTCCATCAAGGCTAGCAGCTCGCGGGCCACGTCCTCGACGGAGGTGTTGACAAGGGTCACGTCGAACTCCGGCTCGGCCGCCAGCTCGGTCCTGGCCGCCTCCAGACGGCGCTCGATGACCTCGGGCGACTCGGTCCCCCGGCCGGTCAGCCTGCGCACCAGCTCGTCCCAGGAGGGCGGAGCCAGGAACACGAGCCGAGCCTCGGGCATGGACTCGCGGACCTGTCGGGCGCCCTGGAGGTCGATCTCCAGCAGGACGGGCTCGCCGTTCTCCAGCCGCTCCATGACGGCAGCACGGGGCGTGCCGTAACGGTTGCCGGCGAACTCGGCCCACTCGAGCAGCTCGCCGTTGGCGATCAGCTTGTCCATCTCCTCGTCGGTGACGAAGAAGTAGTGGACTCCGTGCTGCTCCCCGGGGCGGGGCTTGCGGGTGGTCGCCGACACCGAGAGCCAGTGCTCGGGGTGTTCCTTGCGCATATGGGCGACGACCGTGCTCTTGCCGACCCCGGAGGGGCCGGAGAGCACGGTCAGCCGCGGACGTTCACTCATGCAGCGATTATTCCAGCAATCCCGGTATGCCCGGGACTCCTGGTCCGCAGGAACGCGGACTCAGGAGCCGGTGCTGCCGAACTCACGCTCCAGGGAAGCGATCTGGTTGGTACCGAGACCACGCACACGGCGGCTCTCGGAGATGCCGAGTCGCTCCATGATCTGCTTGGCGCGGACCTTGCCCACGCCCGGCAGGGACTCGAGCAGTGCGGAGACCTTCATCTTGCCGATGACGTCGTTCTCCTGGCCCTGCTTGATGACCTCGTGCAGGGAGGCGCCGGAGTGCTTGAGTCGATTCTTGACCTCGGCCCGCTCCCGGCGAGCCGCGGCGGCCTTTTCGAGCGCGGCTGCGCGCTGTTCAGGGGTAAGGGGCGGAAGAGCCACGCCTACGTCACCTCGGATGTCGAACTGTCGGATACGGACCGGTGAGGAACCTAGTCGCCCCACACCTGGGGAGCTACGAGCAACACGCTGCCCGCTCTCCCCCACTGCCTTGCGGGGCGTGGGAGGTGCCCCCACTGCTCGGAGACTAGCGGCCAAGTCCGCCGGAGTCAGCGAGAACAGCGGAAAAGTCCTGGTCAGCCTTGGCCAGGCCAGACATTTAAGGCATAGTGCCCCGGATTTGAGGTTGTATTCACACCTGAGCAGCCCCGTCGGGTGTCGCCGGAGCCGCGAACGGCGGGATCAGACGCCCTCCAGAGCGGTCCGGATCTCTTCCGCGAAGCGCTCCGTGGCACCGCGCAGCGCGCCCACGTCGGGACCGTGACGAAGCACACCCCGGCTGACGTTCGGCACGACGTTGCGCACCGCCGCCCCGAAGACCGCGGGCAGGTCGGCCGGAGTCGCCCCCTGCGCGCCGACGCCGGGCGCGAGGAGCGGGCCGTTGATGGCGAGGTCGTACGACGACAGGTCGCCGACCGTGGCGCCGACGACCGCGCCGAAGGAGCCGAGCGGCTCCTCGCCCGCGTTCTCGGCGGCCAGGTGGGCCAGCATGGTCGCGCCCACGGTGCGGCCGTCGGCACGCACCGCGTGCTGGACCTCCGGGCCCTCCGGGTTCGAGGTCAGGGCCAGGACGAACAAGCCGGCGCCGCTCTCCCGGGCCAGCGCGACGGCGGGGCTGAGCGAGCCGTAGCCGAGGTAGGGCGAGACGGTGAGGGCGTCGGAGAACAGCGGGGCGTCCTTGTGCAGGAAGGCCTCGGCGTAGCCGGCCATGGTCGAGCCGATGTCGCCGCGCTTGGCGTCCATCACGACCAGGGTGCCGGCCGCGCGCGCCTCCTGGACCACCCGCTCCAGCACGGCGACGCCGCGCGAGCCGAACCGCTCGAAGAAGGCGCTCTGCGGCTTCATGACGGCGACCCGGTCGGCCACCGCCTCGACCACCGTGCGGCTGAACCGCTCCAGGCCGGCCACGTCGTCGTCCAGGCCCCACTCGGTGAGCAGGGAGGCGTGCGGGTCGATGCCCACGCACAGCGGGCCGCGCTCGTCCATGGCGCGGCGCAGCCGGGCGCCGAAGGGTTCCAGGAGCGTCATGCGGTCTTCCTCACATCGGCACCGACGGCGTCGGCGAGGGTGGCGTACGGGCTGGTGCGCAGCCGCGCGGCGAGGCCCTTGTGGATCGCGCGGGACCAGAAGGGGCCCTCGTAGACGAAGGCGCTGTACCCCTGCACCAGCGTGGCACCGGCGAGGATGCGCTGCCAGGCGTCCTCGGCGGTCTCGATGCCGCCGACGCCCACCAGGGTGATCCGGTCGCCCACGCGCGCGTAGAGGCGGCGCAGGACCTCCAGGGAGCGTGCCTTGAGCGGTGCGCCGGACAGACCGCCGGTCTCCTTCACCAGGGAGGCTCCGGACTTCAGGCCGAGGCCCTCACGCGCGATGGTGGTGTTCGTGGCGATGATGCCGTCCAGGCCCAGTTCCACGGCCAGGTCGGCGACGGCGTCGACGTCCTCGTCGGCGAGGTCGGGGGCGATCTTCACCAGGAGCGGCACCCGGCGGTGGGCGACCACGCGGTCGGCGGCCTCGCGCACGGCGCTCAGCAGCGGGCGCAGCGCCTCGGTGGCCTGGAGGTTCCGCAGGCCGGGCGTGTTGGGCGAGGAGACGTTGACGACGAGGTAGTCGGCGTAGGGCGCCAGGCGCTCGGCGGACTTCACGTAGTCGCCGACGGCGTCCGCCTCGGGTACGGCCTTGGTCTTGCCGATGTTGACGCCCACGACGGTCTTGAAGACGGGCTCGCGCGTGGCGAGGCGGGCCGCGACGGCGAGGGAGCCGTCGTTGTTGAAGCCCATGCGGTTGATCAGCGCGCGGTCGGCGACGAGCCGGAACAGCCGCTTTTTGGGGTTGCCGGGCTGGGCCTCGCCGGTGACCGTGCCGATCTCGACGTGGTCGAAGCCGAGCATCGACATGCCGTCGATCGCGACGGCGTTCTTGTCGAAGCCGGCGGCGAGCCCGAACGGCCCGTGCATGCGCAGCCCGAGGGCCTCCGTGCGCAGCTCCTTGTGGCGGGGCGCGAGCACGGCCGCGGCGAAGGTGCGCAGCACGGGGACGCGGGCGGCGAGGCGGATCCAGCGGAAGGCCAGGTGGTGGGCCTGCTCCGGGTCCATCCGCTGGAAGACCAGACGGAAGAAGTACTTGTACATCTCGGAAGTCCTCAGTCACTCATGAAGGCGGGGGCTCATGAAGGCGGGGGCTCATGAAGAGGGGGCTCATGAAGAGGGGGCTCATGAAGAGGGGGACACCGTTTCCGGTGTCCCCCTCGAAGGGCCGCTAGTCGCGGGATGCCGTCAGGTGTTCGGCGTGCTCCTGGAGCGAGCGGACGCCCACGTCTCCGTGGTTGAGGGCGTCGATGCCCTGGACGGCCGCGGCGAGCGCCTGGACGGTCGTCAGGCACGGGACCGAGCGGGCCACGGCCGCCGTACGGATGTCGTAGCCGTCGAGGCGGCCGCCGGTGCCGTAGGGGGTGTTGACGATGAGGTCGACCTCGCCGTCGTGGATCAGCTGGACGATGGTCCGCTCGCCGTCCGGGCCGGGGCCCTCGGACTGCTTGCGGACGACCGTGGCGTTGATGCCGTTGCGCTTGAGGACCTCGGCCGTGCCGGAGGTGGCCATCAGCTCGAAGCCGTGGGCGACCAGCTCGCGGGCCGGGAAGATCATCGAGCGCTTGTCGCGGTTGGCGACCGAGATGAACGCGCGGCCCTTGGTGGGCAGCGGGCCGTAGGCGCCCGCCTGCGACTTGGCGTACGCCGTGCCGAAGACGGAGTCGATGCCCATGACCTCGCCGGTGGAGCGCATCTCCGGCCCGAGGACGGTGTCCACGCCGCGGCCCTGGATGTCGCGGAAGCGCGACCAGGGCATGACGGCCTCCTTGACGGAGATCGGCGCGTCCAGCGGCATCTCGCCGCCGTCGCCGGTCCTCGGCAGCAGGCCCTCCTCGCGCAGCTCGGCGATGGTCGCGCCGAGCGAGATGCGGGCGGCGGCCTTGGCGAGCGGGACCGCGGTCGCCTTGGAGGTGAAGGGGACCGTGCGGGAGGCGCGCGGGTTGGCCTCCAGGACGTAGAGGATGTCGCCGGCCATCGCGAACTGGATGTTGATCAGGCCGCGCACACCGACGCCCTTGGCGATGGCCTCGGTGGAGGCGCGCAGGCGCTTGATGTCGAACCCGCCGAGGGTGATCGGGGGCAGGGCGCACGCCGAGTCGCCGGAGTGGATGCCGGCCTCCTCGATGTGCTCCATGACGCCGCCGAGGTACAGCTCCTCGCCGTCGTAGAGGGCGTCGACGTCGATCTCGATGGCGTCGTCCAGGAAGCGGTCGACGAGGACCGGCCGGGAGGGGCTGATCTCGGTCGACTCGGCGATGTAGGAGGCGAGGCGGGTCTCGTCGTAGACGATCTCCATGCCGCGGCCGC comes from the Streptomyces sp. NBC_00820 genome and includes:
- the gmk gene encoding guanylate kinase — translated: MSERPRLTVLSGPSGVGKSTVVAHMRKEHPEHWLSVSATTRKPRPGEQHGVHYFFVTDEEMDKLIANGELLEWAEFAGNRYGTPRAAVMERLENGEPVLLEIDLQGARQVRESMPEARLVFLAPPSWDELVRRLTGRGTESPEVIERRLEAARTELAAEPEFDVTLVNTSVEDVARELLALMDVV
- a CDS encoding quinone-dependent dihydroorotate dehydrogenase, coding for MYKYFFRLVFQRMDPEQAHHLAFRWIRLAARVPVLRTFAAAVLAPRHKELRTEALGLRMHGPFGLAAGFDKNAVAIDGMSMLGFDHVEIGTVTGEAQPGNPKKRLFRLVADRALINRMGFNNDGSLAVAARLATREPVFKTVVGVNIGKTKAVPEADAVGDYVKSAERLAPYADYLVVNVSSPNTPGLRNLQATEALRPLLSAVREAADRVVAHRRVPLLVKIAPDLADEDVDAVADLAVELGLDGIIATNTTIAREGLGLKSGASLVKETGGLSGAPLKARSLEVLRRLYARVGDRITLVGVGGIETAEDAWQRILAGATLVQGYSAFVYEGPFWSRAIHKGLAARLRTSPYATLADAVGADVRKTA
- the rpoZ gene encoding DNA-directed RNA polymerase subunit omega; its protein translation is MSSSITAPEGIINPPIDELLEATDSKYSLVIYAAKRARQINAYYSQLGEGLLEYVGPLVDTHVHEKPLSISLREINAGLLTSEAIEGPAQ
- a CDS encoding integration host factor; its protein translation is MALPPLTPEQRAAALEKAAAARRERAEVKNRLKHSGASLHEVIKQGQENDVIGKMKVSALLESLPGVGKVRAKQIMERLGISESRRVRGLGTNQIASLEREFGSTGS
- the pyrF gene encoding orotidine-5'-phosphate decarboxylase: MTLLEPFGARLRRAMDERGPLCVGIDPHASLLTEWGLDDDVAGLERFSRTVVEAVADRVAVMKPQSAFFERFGSRGVAVLERVVQEARAAGTLVVMDAKRGDIGSTMAGYAEAFLHKDAPLFSDALTVSPYLGYGSLSPAVALARESGAGLFVLALTSNPEGPEVQHAVRADGRTVGATMLAHLAAENAGEEPLGSFGAVVGATVGDLSSYDLAINGPLLAPGVGAQGATPADLPAVFGAAVRNVVPNVSRGVLRHGPDVGALRGATERFAEEIRTALEGV